One genomic window of Osmia bicornis bicornis chromosome 3, iOsmBic2.1, whole genome shotgun sequence includes the following:
- the LOC114871122 gene encoding WD repeat-containing protein 36, protein MVQSKIFVKNRALGYVSNHIPLVTRYIHLRHENLIVTCIGNAFLTYSTSHFALLSVSGTHPGEITCLAADACRIYTACENVAYAWRRGTELKHIYKGHEHTIHSLLPFGPHLISVDENSDVKVWDIKSEELILELSFSNSLFKITALMHPNTYMNKILFGSEQGQLQLWNIKVVKSIYTFNGWNKPVTVLEQAPAVDVVAIGLNDGRIILHNLKYDETLFDLVQDWGCITSITFRTDEHPIMATGSMNGHIVFWNLEERKVESQLHKAHYEAVTGLKYLPNEPLLVSSSPDNSLKLWIFDMADGAGRLLRIREAHSEPPTFIRFYGDEGKTILTAGSDSSLRIFSMISERLNSSLGRASFNRKAAKKRGRAVDDPLLMPLITQFAAETTREKEWDNVVAIHSGLGTVTAWSIDKAKMGQFKLFPEKFKGNRNVTATSVYLTKCGNFVVIGYNTGHVERFNIQSAIHRASYGSEKGAHQGPVRGVMVDSLNKFVVTAGKDTYIKFWDFKPMKGNTEPLAKMILDEPIEWIRHHNENSLLAAALEDFTVVLIDLDTRVIIRRFEGHEGRLTDACFNPDSRWLITASMDCTIRTWDIPSSNLIDVFQVPEACTSLDFSPTGEFLATIHVCNLGIYLWSNRTLYTHISLKAIHKDDPIPTIGLPGTVIELNDVEENELIESEPEYVSPEQLHDDLITMSGLAHSRWQNLLNIDIIRKKNKPKEALKAPENAPFFLPTIPSLELKFDFSNVQNTESNQKFITHPELQNLTLFSRSLLAVEYNEFKEIIDKLKSMSPSSIDFEIQSLSADEKASDALLLRFMKLMYYMMEKKVDFELSQAYLAVFLKWHGNVITENESLRNYLSVLQESQSKNWFLLRDKLFYNLSVVQALKKM, encoded by the exons ATGGTgcaaagtaaaatatttgtaaaaaatcgTGCATTAGGATATGTCAGTAATCACATTCCCCTTGTAACAAGATACATTCATTTACGACATGAAAATCTTATAGTGACATGTATTGGTAATGCATTTCTCACGTATAGTACTTCACATTTTGCATTACTCAGTGTGTCAGGAACACATCCAGGTGAAATTACATGTCTTGCAGCAGATGCTTGTCGAATTTATACTGCATGTGAGAATGTTGCTTATGCTTGGAGGAGAGGAACAGAGTTGAAGCATATTTACAAAGGTCATGAGCATACAATACACAGCCTGCTACCTTTTGGGCCACATTTAATATCTGTTGATGAAAACAGTGATGTCAAAGTATGGGATATTAAATCAGAAGAGTTGATACTAGAGCTTAGCTTCAGCAAtagtctttttaaaataacagCATTAATGCACCCAAACACATACATgaacaaaattttgtttggAAGTGAGCAGGGTCAGCTGCAGTTATGGAATATAAAAGTtgtaaaatcaatttatacatttaacgGTTGGAACAAACCAGTAACTGTACTTGAACAAGCACCTGCAGTAGATGTTGTGGCAATAGGCTtgaatgatggaagaattATATTACACAATTTGAAATATGATGAAACATTATTTGATCTGGTGCAAGACTGGGGTTGTATAACATCCATCACTTTTCGAACTGATGAGCATCCAATTATGGCAACAGGAAGCATGAATGGTCATATTGTGTtctggaatttagaagagcgTAAAGTCGAAAGTCAGCTTCATAAAGCTCATTATGAAGCAGTAACAGGTTTAAAATACCTTCCTAATGAACCACTGCTGGTGTCATCATCCCCTGataattctttgaaattatgGATATTTGATATGGCTGATGGTGCTGGCAGATTATTAAGAATTAGAGAGGCTCATTCAGAACCTCCTACATTCATTCGTTTTTATGGAGATGAAGGAAAGACTATATTAACAGCTGGCAGTGATTCTTCCTTGAGAATATTTTCCATGATTTCAGAAAGATTGAACTCGAGTTTAGGGAGAGCATCGTTTAATAGGAAAGCTGCAAAAAAGAGAGGGAGGGCTGTTGATGACCCTCTGTTGATGCCATTAATTACTCAGTTTGCTGCCGAAACGACAAGAGAAAAAGAATGGGATAACGTCGTAGCAATACATTCTGGTTTAGGAACAGTTACCGCATGGTCTATCGATAAAGCAAAAATGGGCCAATTTAAGCTGTTCCCAGAAAAGTTTAAGGGCAACCGTAATGTTACAGCAACGAGTGTGTATTTAACAAAATGTGGAAATTTTGTTGTTATTGGTTACAATACTGGTCATGTAGAAAGATTTAATATACAGTCAGCAATTCATAGAGCTAGTTATGGTAGCGAGAAAGGGGCACACCAGGGTCCTGTAAGAGGAGTAATGGTggattctttaaataaatttgttgtaACTGCCGGGAAAGATACTTATATAAAATTCTGGGATTTTAAGCCAATGAAag gAAATACAGAACCACTTGCAAAAATGATATTGGACGAGCCGATTGAGTGGATACGGCATCACAATGAAAATTCACTTTTAGCCGCAGCATTAGAAGATTTTACTGTAGTATTAATAGATCTTGACACAAGAGTAATTATTCGACGTTTCGAAGGACACGAAGGACGATTAACAGATGCTTGCTTTAATCCTGACTCTAGATGGTTAATAACAGCATCAATGGATTGTACAATCCGCACATGGGATATTCCATCTTCAAATTTAATAGACGTCTTTCAA GTTCCAGAAGCATGTACATCATTAGACTTTTCTCCAACTGGAGAATTCCTTGCCACTATACACGTATGCAATCTTGGCATATATTTATGGTCAAACCGAACTCTTTATACCCATATATCATTAAAAGCAATACATAAGGACGATCCGATTCCAACGATCGGCCTCCCTGGTACGGTCATTGAACTGAATGATGTTGAGGAGAATGAACTTATTGAATCAGAGCCAGAATATGTTTCTCCAGAACAACTTCATGACGATCTAATTACCATGTCTGGCTTAGCTCACTCGAGGTGGCAGAATTTATTGAATATAGATATCataagaaagaagaataaaccGAAAGAAGCACTAAAGGCTCCAGAAAATGCTCCTTTCTTCTTGCCTACGATCCCATCATTGGAATTGAAATTTGATTTCTCGAATGTACAAAACACAGAATCGAATCAGAAATTTATTACACATCCCGAATTACAAAATCTTACTTTATTTAGCAGATCTTTGTTAGCCGTTGAGTATAACGAATTTAAAGAgataattgataaattaaaatctatGAGCCCGAGTTCTAtagattttgaaattcaatccCTTTCAGCTGACGAAAAAGCATCGGATGCTTTATTGCTCCGTTTTATGAAATTGATGTATTATATGATGGAGAAGAAGGTAGACTTTGAATTGTCGCAAGCTTACTTAGCTGTATTCTTAAAGTGGCACGGTAACGTAATAACAGAAAACGAATcgttaagaaattatttaagtGTATTGCAGGAATCACAATCGAAAAATTGGTTTTTGCTACGAGATAAATTGTTTTATAACCTTAGCGTTGTACAAGCTTTGAAAAAGATGTAA